The genomic DNA TTTCTAATAATAAGTTAAGAAATGGAATTCCATCTTTCTTAGGGAATATTACATCAATGGAGTTGTTCTCTGTTTCTGGAAATCCTTTGGGTGGGAGTATCCCAGATACCTTACGCCATTGGAAAAATCTAAAAGAAATTTACTGTGAATCTTGTAATTTATACGGAACCATCCCTAACTCCCTTTATAACCTTTCACTCCTGACTAATATTAGCTTGGGTGATAATCAACTCAGTGGTAGTCTACCTCAAGACATGTGTTCAATGCTCCCTAATCTTGTCCTCCTACAATTATGGGGTAACAACCTAACGGGGCCTCTTCCACCGTCCATTTCTAATTGTTCGAGACTAAGACACCTTGATGTGACTGACAACAAGTTAAGTGGGAAGTTGACAATCGACTTTGCAAAACTAAGAGATATTAGTGTgatatccttaggtgataacatCTTTGGAACCAAAGAAGATGTTGAATTGAGGTTTATTGATTCTTTGAAAAATTGCACCAGGTTAAAGAGGTTGAGTCTTTATAATTGCAAGTTTCAAGGAGTGCTCCCTACATCAATAGGTAATCTTTCTAACCAACTCAATTATCTATCTTTAGAAGAAAACCAGTTACATGGAAACATCCCTAAATCGGTTGGTAATCTAGTTGGCTTGGAAATGTTATCGTTAAAAGGTAACCGTTTCACAGGAAAAATCCCCTCAACCATTGGTAACCTTCAAAAGCTGAAAGTAGTTCACTTGAGTGAGAACCAACTTTCAGGGTCGATTCCTCATGCCATTGGAAACTTATCAATGTTAATTTCACTTAATTTAGGTTTCAACATATTGGAAGGGTATATTCCATCAAGCCTAGGAAGTTTTCATCATCTATTAGAGTTGTACCTTAATGACAATAAACTTAGTGGGAACATACCTACACAACTTCTTCAGGTTTCTTCTTTATCCATAAAATTGGATCTGTCTCGAAACAACCTGTTTGGTTCACTTCCAACCGAGGTTGAAGACCTCAAAATGTTGAGTGATCTAGATTTATCCGATAATAATCTATCAGGTAGCATTCCTAGTAGCCTTGGTGATTGTGCTAGCTTATCAAGGTTATCCCTCAAAGGCAACTTATTTCAAGGTATGATTCCACCGTCATTAAGTTCCATGAAAGGATTGGTGGAACTTGACATCTCTCACAATAACTTATCCGGCCAAATTCCTCCATTCTTAGGACGATTAGGGGCATATTTGAACCTATCTTATAATGATTTTGAGGGTGAATTACCAATGTTGGGAGTGTTCGGCAATGCAAGAGCGTTCTCTATTTTTGGGAATAGTCGGCTTTGTGGTGGCCTTGTTGAACTTAGGTTACCCAAATGCAATGTGATGAAGAAACATAAAAAAAAGTTACCTTTGTTTGTAACTGCCATTTTGATTGCATCTACACTTTTCATTATAATATGTTTGGCATACGCTTGGTGTAAGAAGGAAAAAAATTTGATTGCATCTACACTTTTCACTATAATATGTTTGGCATACGCTTGGTGTAAGAAGAAAAACACGAGCCATCCGTCTCATCCTTCAATGAGCAAACAATTCATAAAAGTTTCGTACAATCAACTTCTCAAGGCTACTAATGGGTTCTCTGAAGCCAATTTGATTGGAAATGGTGGATTCAGTTCCGTTTATAAAGGAACCTTTGGTAAAGGTGATGGTAGATTGGTTGCAGTCAAAGTTCTACATCTTCAAAATCCAATAGCTCAAAGAAGCTTTACGAGGGAGTGCGAAGCATGGCGCATCGTTCGACATCGAAACTTGCTGAAGATAATAACTTCATGTTCAAGTGTTGACTTCCAGGGAAATGATTTTAAAGCTTTGGTGTATGAGTTCATGCCTAATGGGAGTTTACATGATTGGTTGCATTCAGTTAAAAGTACATGGAGACTCAACCTTCTTCAGATAACAAATATTCTTACGGATGTCGCATGTGCACTTGATTATCTTCACAATCATTGCATACCAACCATTGTTCACGGTGACTTGAAGCCTAGCAACATTCTACTTGATGAGGATATGGTGGCTCATGTTGGAGATTTCGGTTTAGCTCAATTATTTGGAAATTCATATCAAAACAGCTCAATCGGGATCACAGGAACAATTGGTTATGTTGCTCCAGGTAAAATGCACATTTTCATATTTACATATTTATATAATGTACCTTTTTTATGTTGTTCCTTGTAATTGCAGAGTATGGTCTTGGAAGTGAGATGACAAATAGTGGGGATGTCTATAGTTTTGGAATATTAATATTAGAGGTGATGACTGGGAAAAAGCCAACTGATGATATCTTTGATGAGGGTCTTAACCTTCACAAGTTTGCTTCCATGGCGTTGCCGGACCATGTAACAAATGTTGTTGATGGTAACTTTTTACAGGTATGTCAAAAAGATGAATTTGCTATGCAAAATCAGGAAGAAAATGAAAAGATGATAAATGAATGTCTGGCTTCAATAGTCAAGATTGGAGTAGCATGCTCCTTGGATTCCCCACAGCAACGGATGGATATCAAAAAGGTTGTACATGAATTGCAACATATCTCGGATACACTTCACAATATTTGTTACTTTAAGATATTGTGCACGTTCTTTCATGTCTAGCACGAAGATTGCAAGGGAGTTGAGCGGAACCGCATCTAAGAAATGTTGTATGTGTTTGTTACTTTATCCGACAAATTTgttattttgctttatttaatGTTGTCGTGAGTATGAGTTTCATGTTAGACTAGTTGTAGTGGGCATTATCCCACCACCATGTCAGCAAAAATCGGCGCTAACGGCTAAACACTGTTACTGGGGAGCCATGGAGCTCTCTGCCAAGGCTTTAACGAGCGTGAAGGGGGAATGGGAGATGGGGTCCACAAATGGCAACCAGTCACTTCCTTTAACGAGCGTGAAGGGGGAATGGGAGATGGGAGACGAGGTGTGACCCGCTTCGGTCaacccgacccggttacaaccttttatatttatgtaaatgcaaacgtgtcacaccccaattttccacgtgtcaccggtgggcccggtggggagtatagtgacgtagttggcatcatcatagacaaacaacacaatatataaatgcacagcggaagcaaaagataaatatattacattccgaatatacgtaatgtcaaagtattacaacggaaggtaaaggatccacaggcggatcaataaaagaaaactgttcaatagactttaggcatctaaatcttgcaagattccttagtgacgccctgagctcccagccaattacgcatagtacctgtcacttaaccttttggaaaaatacgtcagtttacactggtaaatacaattaactgactcattttggaaaaagagtttgaaaagtgatttgagtgcaaacggcacaaattatcttgacacattgattaaaatgcacagaggcaaaattaatctttatacttgggacaattttattaataaaaatcttgtatccgatttacatggttgtccaacatttagggccggtgattatacaatacaagccggacaagattaatcgacacaccacaaatataatctcacaagaagataatctcacgagtgagtatacgttatacatatgcaacaggaggtgttctgtctacaccttgtgcttacgtcgtggccattcactttttaaaatgagccaaggatatccaggacacggtcattaacccccaatgttatttgttatcaatcaacacagattaaaacgggattatgtaatttaatcatctccgattaaacagtttctacacccgaccaagcggtattttataataccgtatcccaagcccgtataagggaaaataagttaaaatgtatttacctgagctagctcctgtcttaaatagcaagaataataactcagccgtattcctaagtaagcgtaggtacaattttaCCGGgaagctctagtctggaacgatggtataaataaccaattagaatactaacgggtctttaattaagcctaagcttagaccggttagttttaaggaaatatgcAGTtcaacgcacgattaagcgaaagaccggatggaatgtgatttagacccgacaagcttgaatacttgtataatatgggtatactaaatacatcctggattttgagataaaaatgataacgtttgacccgtttcggtcaatttacgcaaactagttacgtaacccgaaccgaacgcaaaaagggcgttacgggtagccaaataagtcaaatgcaagttccctgagataatatgccttaaatatgacataatatcagcaagttatgttctattatgccccgaatgattttaaactcaatttatgccttataagggcattttggtcatttaaaagattataaaagagtaaatttgaaaatctgagttacgggtctggtttatacagtaaatatacttcatttaacatattataacattagggtatgacccatataccaaacttgtcatttaaaatcaaactatgcaccgcaggggtattttagtaatttcacaagggctaaaaatgccaaaactggaaatctgagttcatatacttatacttactgttattatgtgaaaatatactaattacatcagtaggtataagtcttatatgtttaaaacgagtataacgcttactatgcgcttaaaacgctaaaatgcgatttaagggcgttttcgggttttcaaagaaaagctgagatttttatatttccagaatacttaaaatactttattcaacaaataaaaacagtaggaaaaggtttcgggtcaaaagaatgtataaaactcctttttatggcttaaacggtcaaaaccgtcataacccgaaataactaagcgatctaagattcgttcagccaaaaattaattaaaaatcatcaaaaatcccaaaatattataatacatcagtgggtaaaaagttttatatcaaacgtggccagaaatgggttatacgcgaaaagggccgtttatgtaactttaagatatagttttatgctaatggccataactcaaaatctggaccaccaactgatccgaaattttcggtgcaagtttatatattagaaataaagatttctactctttcacttttccaaa from Helianthus annuus cultivar XRQ/B chromosome 7, HanXRQr2.0-SUNRISE, whole genome shotgun sequence includes the following:
- the LOC110868494 gene encoding probable LRR receptor-like serine/threonine-protein kinase At3g47570 isoform X1, whose translation is MSSMQQMTCLSSSSPFLFLFHALIITFLTFTIISASYGGESETDHLALLDIKSWITDPHEALSSWNNSIHFCDWSGVTCGKRHKRVTYLRLSSKGLEGSLSPHVGNLSFLHGLSLINNTFQGSIPHELGRLSRLRFLDLGYNKFNGSIPTSISGCSNLEHIGLSYNELAGSIPKEISFLSKLTFLSLSNNKLRNGIPSFLGNITSMELFSVSGNPLGGSIPDTLRHWKNLKEIYCESCNLYGTIPNSLYNLSLLTNISLGDNQLSGSLPQDMCSMLPNLVLLQLWGNNLTGPLPPSISNCSRLRHLDVTDNKLSGKLTIDFAKLRDISVISLGDNIFGTKEDVELRFIDSLKNCTRLKRLSLYNCKFQGVLPTSIGNLSNQLNYLSLEENQLHGNIPKSVGNLVGLEMLSLKGNRFTGKIPSTIGNLQKLKVVHLSENQLSGSIPHAIGNLSMLISLNLGFNILEGYIPSSLGSFHHLLELYLNDNKLSGNIPTQLLQVSSLSIKLDLSRNNLFGSLPTEVEDLKMLSDLDLSDNNLSGSIPSSLGDCASLSRLSLKGNLFQGMIPPSLSSMKGLVELDISHNNLSGQIPPFLGRLGAYLNLSYNDFEGELPMLGVFGNARAFSIFGNSRLCGGLVELRLPKCNVMKKHKKKLPLFVTAILIASTLFIIICLAYAWCKKEKNLIASTLFTIICLAYAWCKKKNTSHPSHPSMSKQFIKVSYNQLLKATNGFSEANLIGNGGFSSVYKGTFGKGDGRLVAVKVLHLQNPIAQRSFTRECEAWRIVRHRNLLKIITSCSSVDFQGNDFKALVYEFMPNGSLHDWLHSVKSTWRLNLLQITNILTDVACALDYLHNHCIPTIVHGDLKPSNILLDEDMVAHVGDFGLAQLFGNSYQNSSIGITGTIGYVAPEYGLGSEMTNSGDVYSFGILILEVMTGKKPTDDIFDEGLNLHKFASMALPDHVTNVVDGNFLQVCQKDEFAMQNQEENEKMINECLASIVKIGVACSLDSPQQRMDIKKVVHELQHISDTLHNICYFKILCTFFHV
- the LOC110868494 gene encoding probable LRR receptor-like serine/threonine-protein kinase At3g47570 isoform X2; translation: MSSMQQMTCLSSSSPFLFLFHALIITFLTFTIISASYGGESETDHLALLDIKSWITDPHEALSSWNNSIHFCDWSGVTCGKRHKRVTYLRLSSKGLEGSLSPHVGNLSFLHGLSLINNTFQGSIPHELGRLSRLRFLDLGYNKFNGSIPTSISGCSNLEHIGLSYNELAGSIPKEISFLSKLTFLSLSNNKLRNGIPSFLGNITSMELFSVSGNPLGGSIPDTLRHWKNLKEIYCESCNLYGTIPNSLYNLSLLTNISLGDNQLSGSLPQDMCSMLPNLVLLQLWGNNLTGPLPPSISNCSRLRHLDVTDNKLSGKLTIDFAKLRDISVISLGDNIFGTKEDVELRFIDSLKNCTRLKRLSLYNCKFQGVLPTSIGNLSNQLNYLSLEENQLHGNIPKSVGNLVGLEMLSLKGNRFTGKIPSTIGNLQKLKVVHLSENQLSGSIPHAIGNLSMLISLNLGFNILEGYIPSSLGSFHHLLELYLNDNKLSGNIPTQLLQVSSLSIKLDLSRNNLFGSLPTEVEDLKMLSDLDLSDNNLSGSIPSSLGDCASLSRLSLKGNLFQGMIPPSLSSMKGLVELDISHNNLSGQIPPFLGRLGAYLNLSYNDFEGELPMLGVFGNARAFSIFGNSRLCGGLVELRLPKCNVMKKHKKKLPLFVTAILIASTLFIIICLAYAWCKKEKNLIASTLFTIICLAYAWCKKKNTSHPSHPSMSKQFIKVSYNQLLKATNGFSEANLIGNGGFSSVYKGTFGKGDGRLVAVKVLHLQNPIAQRSFTRECEAWRIVRHRNLLKIITSCSSVDFQGNDFKALVYEFMPNGSLHDWLHSVKSTWRLNLLQITNILTDVACALDYLHNHCIPTIVHGDLKPSNILLDEDMVAHVGDFGLAQLFGNSYQNSSIGITGTIGYVAPEYGLGSEMTNSGDVYSFGILILEVCQKDEFAMQNQEENEKMINECLASIVKIGVACSLDSPQQRMDIKKVVHELQHISDTLHNICYFKILCTFFHV